The region GACGAGCCCGCCCTCCGGCCGCCACGCCGGGTCGAACCGCTCGGGGAAGTCGTTGACCTCGGCGAAGCTCGGCGTCCCCGGAGGCGAGTCGTCGTCGGGGCTGCCGTAGATGCGCAGCCAGCCGCTGTCCAGCAGTACCCCGCCGCAGTTGAGCACGAAGGAGCTGAGCGAGGAGCGCGCGCTGGCTTGCAGTTGCAGCAGGGATCCACGGGCCAGTGCCGGGTCCACCGGCAGCACGTCCATGGACACCCTGCTGTTGGAGATCGCCTCGGAGAGGAGCGGCCACGCGGGCTCCTCGACATCAGTCAGCTCGGTCAGGTCTCGCATGGGTATCCCGTGGGGTTCCGGGCCGGAGCGTCGCGCTCAGAAGGCCGCCGTGCGCTCCCGGCGCACCGAGTAGGTCACAAAGCCGGCGCCTAGGCCCAGGAAAAGGGTTCCGCCGACGACGTACGGCGTCGTGTTGACGCTTCCGGTGTCGGCGAGCAGGGTCCCGCTGTCCTGCGACCCGGTGGTGTCGGAGCCCGTGTCGTTCGCTCCGGCGTCGCTCGCATCGGCGGCACCCGACTGGGTGTCGCCCGACTCCGTGGAGGCCTGCAGCGCGGTTCTCGACGTGGTGTTCGTCGACATGTTGCTGTGCTGAGCAGGTTTTTCCGGAGTCGCGTTGGCGGACGGGACGAACCACAGGGCTCCCAGAAGGGTTCCCGCTGCGGTGGCGGTCAGCAACGAGCGACGAGCGGCGGACACGTAATATCGATCCCCTTGTGGCGCTGGCGAATTGGCCGTGTGGGCCGATGCTAATGAAAGTCGCGGGTCGTGGGAAAGTCGCGGGAGCCACGGGCCGTACGCTCCGTCTCATGAGTACTCCTGAGACATCACGATTTGTCCGGCTTCGCGTGGAGCTGGTGTTGGAAGTCGATGACGCGGACGCCGTCACCAAGGCCGCGTTGCGCCGCATCGCGGACGACTCCGGCATGCCGGCCGACGAGCGGACCCACGCCGAGAACGCAGTGACGGAAGACACTGCCGAGGCCCTGGCTTATCTCGTAGACCCGTTCGACCTGGTCAGCGAGGTGCCCGGGGTCGACCTCGCCCAGGCTTCCTGGAGCAGCGAGCCGATCGACTACGACCCCGATTCGCCGGAATGGGACCTCGACGAGGATGATGGCGACGAGGATGACGACGAGGAAGTCGGAGTCGGCTGACGTCTCTTGGGGAACACGTGACCCCGGGTGGCAACCGTTGCCCGGGGTTTTGTCGTCTCCGACGACGCACCGACCACCTCCGCACCAGAATTCGGTCCGGCTGTCGGTACCACTCGATCGGGGTCCGTCGG is a window of Streptomyces sp. NBC_00271 DNA encoding:
- a CDS encoding cell wall protein, which codes for MSAARRSLLTATAAGTLLGALWFVPSANATPEKPAQHSNMSTNTTSRTALQASTESGDTQSGAADASDAGANDTGSDTTGSQDSGTLLADTGSVNTTPYVVGGTLFLGLGAGFVTYSVRRERTAAF